A section of the Gasterosteus aculeatus chromosome 10, fGasAcu3.hap1.1, whole genome shotgun sequence genome encodes:
- the LOC120826458 gene encoding protein prune homolog 2 isoform X2: MESRGEEAEEKPATLLAQSTPDTTTSTTVSTITDAASTDTDTTTTGTAASSTSPTRRTSEEVTGTDSSDTKSLADEEEAAEEEEEEAAGNKEAPPTSLRLSQPTKKKVLVAPALSLSLGRSESTVSGDFPSTFLSPPAEDGDDMWLDLNLDGMETPSDSGSLPFPIYDPQDDMRRLGVASQQRRLSWGRGPRCGSRLSNQSEPGDLEREDEVDEGGTRWRCFSVGDPPQESRVNMSVLEPFLRVLSHGEPSGELPECDGPLVQLQHPLSMGDVHLWACRYVVGTLDLMVAENYVMVYLCAGGQKDKLPGISWLRDGYTTINRRLRKNLKGFYVVHPTWYIKALITIIKPFISSKFSRKLQFVGSLQGLSQLVPTEHVQVPDCVSLYDQSLTR, translated from the exons ATGGAGtccagaggagaagaagcagaggagAAGCCAGCGACGCTCCTCGCCCA GTCAACTCctgatactactactagtactactgttAGTACTATCACTGATGCTGCCAGTACTGATACCGATACCACTACTACTGGTACTGCTGCTAGTAGTACTTCACCTACACGCAGGACCTCTGAGGAAGTGACAGGTACTGATTCCTCTGACACAAAGTCTCTGGCAGacgaggaggaagcagcagaagaagaagaagaagaagcagctggaAACAAGGAAG ctCCACCCACCTCTCTGCGTCTGTCACAACCAACAAAGAAGAAAGTCCTGGTGGCTCCGGCTCTCAGTCTGTCGTTGG GTCGCAGTGAGTCCACAGTCTCAGGCGACTTCCCCTCGACCTTCCTCTCGCCCCCCGCTGAGGACGGCGATGACATGTGGCTGGACCTCAACCTGGACGGCATGGAAACGCCCTCCGACAGCGGCTCGCTGCCCTTCCCCATCTACGACCCGCAAG ATGACATGCGGCGTCTCGGGGTGGCGTCCCAGCAGCGCCGGCTGTCCTGGGGCCGCGGCCCCCGGTGCGGTTCTAGACTATCGAACCAAAGTGAGCCGGGAGATCTGGAGCGGGAGGACGAGGTGGACGAGGGGGGCACCAGGTGGCGCTGCTTCTCCGTGGGCGACCCGCCACAGGAGAGCCGGGTCAACATGAGCGTGCTGGAGCCgttcctcagggttctgtcGCACGGAG AACCGTCTGGAGAACTACCAGAATGTGATGGACCACTTGTTCAG CTTCAGCATCCTTTGTCAATGGGTGACGTCCACCTGTGGGCCTGCAGGTACGTGGTGGGGACcctggacctgatggtggcagAGAACTACGTGATGGTGTACCTGTGTGCTGGAGGTCAGAAGGACAAGCTGCCGGGAATCAGCTGGCTGAGGGACGGATACACCACCATCAACAGGAG gttgagGAAGAACCTGAAGGGTTTCTATGTGGTTCATCCAACCTGGTACATCAAAGcactcatcaccatcatcaaaCCGTTCATCag ctctaAGTTCAGCAGGAAGCTCCAGTTCGTCGGCAGCCTTCAGGGTCTTTCTCAGCTCGTCCCCACTGAGCATGTGCAGGTCCCGGACTGCGTCTCACT GTACGACCAGAGTCTGACCAGGTGA
- the LOC120826458 gene encoding caytaxin isoform X3, producing MESRGEEAEEKPATLLAQSTPDTTTSTTVSTITDAASTDTDTTTTGTAASSTSPTRRTSEEVTGTDSSDTKSLADEEEAAEEEEEEAAGNKEAPPTSLRLSQPTKKKVLVAPALSLSLGRSESTVSGDFPSTFLSPPAEDGDDMWLDLNLDGMETPSDSGSLPFPIYDPQGYYGDGMYDVIVFSSCYLPQNRLENYQNVMDHLFRYVVGTLDLMVAENYVMVYLCAGGQKDKLPGISWLRDGYTTINRRLRKNLKGFYVVHPTWYIKALITIIKPFISSKFSRKLQFVGSLQGLSQLVPTEHVQVPDCVSLYDQSLTR from the exons ATGGAGtccagaggagaagaagcagaggagAAGCCAGCGACGCTCCTCGCCCA GTCAACTCctgatactactactagtactactgttAGTACTATCACTGATGCTGCCAGTACTGATACCGATACCACTACTACTGGTACTGCTGCTAGTAGTACTTCACCTACACGCAGGACCTCTGAGGAAGTGACAGGTACTGATTCCTCTGACACAAAGTCTCTGGCAGacgaggaggaagcagcagaagaagaagaagaagaagcagctggaAACAAGGAAG ctCCACCCACCTCTCTGCGTCTGTCACAACCAACAAAGAAGAAAGTCCTGGTGGCTCCGGCTCTCAGTCTGTCGTTGG GTCGCAGTGAGTCCACAGTCTCAGGCGACTTCCCCTCGACCTTCCTCTCGCCCCCCGCTGAGGACGGCGATGACATGTGGCTGGACCTCAACCTGGACGGCATGGAAACGCCCTCCGACAGCGGCTCGCTGCCCTTCCCCATCTACGACCCGCAAG GTTATTATGGAGACGGAATGTACGACGTCATCGTGTTCTCTTCCTGTTACCTGCCGCAGAACCGTCTGGAGAACTACCAGAATGTGATGGACCACTTGTTCAG GTACGTGGTGGGGACcctggacctgatggtggcagAGAACTACGTGATGGTGTACCTGTGTGCTGGAGGTCAGAAGGACAAGCTGCCGGGAATCAGCTGGCTGAGGGACGGATACACCACCATCAACAGGAG gttgagGAAGAACCTGAAGGGTTTCTATGTGGTTCATCCAACCTGGTACATCAAAGcactcatcaccatcatcaaaCCGTTCATCag ctctaAGTTCAGCAGGAAGCTCCAGTTCGTCGGCAGCCTTCAGGGTCTTTCTCAGCTCGTCCCCACTGAGCATGTGCAGGTCCCGGACTGCGTCTCACT GTACGACCAGAGTCTGACCAGGTGA
- the LOC120826458 gene encoding bcl-2/adenovirus E1B 19 kDa-interacting protein 2-like protein isoform X1, with the protein MESRGEEAEEKPATLLAQSTPDTTTSTTVSTITDAASTDTDTTTTGTAASSTSPTRRTSEEVTGTDSSDTKSLADEEEAAEEEEEEAAGNKEAPPTSLRLSQPTKKKVLVAPALSLSLGRSESTVSGDFPSTFLSPPAEDGDDMWLDLNLDGMETPSDSGSLPFPIYDPQDDMRRLGVASQQRRLSWGRGPRCGSRLSNQSEPGDLEREDEVDEGGTRWRCFSVGDPPQESRVNMSVLEPFLRVLSHGGYYGDGMYDVIVFSSCYLPQNRLENYQNVMDHLFRYVVGTLDLMVAENYVMVYLCAGGQKDKLPGISWLRDGYTTINRRLRKNLKGFYVVHPTWYIKALITIIKPFISSKFSRKLQFVGSLQGLSQLVPTEHVQVPDCVSLYDQSLTR; encoded by the exons ATGGAGtccagaggagaagaagcagaggagAAGCCAGCGACGCTCCTCGCCCA GTCAACTCctgatactactactagtactactgttAGTACTATCACTGATGCTGCCAGTACTGATACCGATACCACTACTACTGGTACTGCTGCTAGTAGTACTTCACCTACACGCAGGACCTCTGAGGAAGTGACAGGTACTGATTCCTCTGACACAAAGTCTCTGGCAGacgaggaggaagcagcagaagaagaagaagaagaagcagctggaAACAAGGAAG ctCCACCCACCTCTCTGCGTCTGTCACAACCAACAAAGAAGAAAGTCCTGGTGGCTCCGGCTCTCAGTCTGTCGTTGG GTCGCAGTGAGTCCACAGTCTCAGGCGACTTCCCCTCGACCTTCCTCTCGCCCCCCGCTGAGGACGGCGATGACATGTGGCTGGACCTCAACCTGGACGGCATGGAAACGCCCTCCGACAGCGGCTCGCTGCCCTTCCCCATCTACGACCCGCAAG ATGACATGCGGCGTCTCGGGGTGGCGTCCCAGCAGCGCCGGCTGTCCTGGGGCCGCGGCCCCCGGTGCGGTTCTAGACTATCGAACCAAAGTGAGCCGGGAGATCTGGAGCGGGAGGACGAGGTGGACGAGGGGGGCACCAGGTGGCGCTGCTTCTCCGTGGGCGACCCGCCACAGGAGAGCCGGGTCAACATGAGCGTGCTGGAGCCgttcctcagggttctgtcGCACGGAG GTTATTATGGAGACGGAATGTACGACGTCATCGTGTTCTCTTCCTGTTACCTGCCGCAGAACCGTCTGGAGAACTACCAGAATGTGATGGACCACTTGTTCAG GTACGTGGTGGGGACcctggacctgatggtggcagAGAACTACGTGATGGTGTACCTGTGTGCTGGAGGTCAGAAGGACAAGCTGCCGGGAATCAGCTGGCTGAGGGACGGATACACCACCATCAACAGGAG gttgagGAAGAACCTGAAGGGTTTCTATGTGGTTCATCCAACCTGGTACATCAAAGcactcatcaccatcatcaaaCCGTTCATCag ctctaAGTTCAGCAGGAAGCTCCAGTTCGTCGGCAGCCTTCAGGGTCTTTCTCAGCTCGTCCCCACTGAGCATGTGCAGGTCCCGGACTGCGTCTCACT GTACGACCAGAGTCTGACCAGGTGA